In one Mucilaginibacter sp. PAMB04168 genomic region, the following are encoded:
- a CDS encoding SDR family oxidoreductase → MKSNNKYALITGGTSGIGYELSKLFAMDGYNLIIVSRSDERLEEVARELEQQCDIEVKTIAQDLFKPGAAKAIYEQTQQWGITVDALVNNAGQAEYGAFIDTDLNRDIDIIHLDVIALVSLTKYYLKDMVARNDGKILNVSSSLAKSATPLMAVYAAAKSFVLSFTEALIQEVKDTNVTLTALLPNATDTDFFHKAKATNTVAYKKMTFYKPEEVAAAAFEGLKAGSDKVVPGIMNKANMLFNNLLTDNAAAAVTASITAPSTSGKQHTEHAASAEERVTINNQIGSTEGDFPSHEGHDHKE, encoded by the coding sequence ATGAAAAGCAACAACAAATATGCGCTGATTACCGGCGGTACCAGTGGAATTGGATACGAGTTATCAAAATTATTTGCCATGGACGGCTACAACCTTATTATAGTAAGCCGGAGCGATGAACGCCTTGAAGAAGTAGCACGCGAACTGGAGCAACAGTGCGATATAGAAGTTAAAACCATAGCGCAGGATTTGTTCAAACCCGGTGCGGCTAAAGCCATTTACGAACAAACGCAGCAATGGGGTATAACTGTTGATGCCTTGGTAAATAACGCCGGGCAAGCGGAGTATGGCGCTTTTATAGATACCGACCTTAACCGTGATATTGACATCATTCATCTGGACGTAATCGCATTGGTTAGTTTAACCAAATATTACCTTAAAGACATGGTAGCCCGTAATGATGGCAAAATATTGAATGTGTCATCATCATTGGCAAAGTCAGCTACGCCATTAATGGCGGTTTATGCTGCTGCTAAATCATTTGTACTGTCATTTACCGAAGCGCTGATACAGGAAGTAAAAGATACCAATGTGACTTTAACTGCACTGTTGCCAAATGCTACCGATACTGATTTCTTTCACAAAGCAAAAGCAACCAATACGGTGGCCTACAAAAAAATGACCTTTTACAAACCTGAGGAAGTAGCGGCTGCTGCTTTTGAAGGCCTAAAGGCAGGGAGTGATAAAGTAGTACCAGGTATAATGAATAAAGCGAATATGCTGTTTAATAACTTACTTACCGATAATGCCGCAGCAGCGGTTACAGCAAGTATTACCGCACCAAGTACCAGCGGTAAACAGCATACTGAGCATGCGGCATCAGCCGAAGAGCGGGTAACCATCAACAACCAGATTGGCAGCACCGAAGGCGATTTCCCTTCGCATGAAGGGCACGACCACAAGGAATAA
- a CDS encoding UvrD-helicase domain-containing protein, whose product MDYLQGLNPQQRAAAEQIQGPVMIIAGAGSGKTRVITYRVAHLIHKGVDPFNILVLTFTNKAAKEMRERISKVVGAEAKNIWMGTFHSVFAKILRVEATKIGYPSNFTIYDTDDSKSVLRAVLKEMNLDDKLYSPNYVYNRISAAKNNLVSWQEYQQNEQIQADDFSNGRGHLGKVYEMYATRCFKSGAMDFDDLLFQTNRLLKEHTDVLYKYQNKFKYLMVDEYQDTNFSQYLIVKKLAAINENLCVVGDDAQSIYAFRGANIQNILNFEKDYPDLKVFKLEQNYRSTQNIVNVANSIISNNKEQLKKNVFSEKDHGDKIKVIRAFSDNEEGKTIAETIMQERTTKGLKWHDFAILYRTNAQSRSMEEGLRKLNIPYKIYGGLSFYQRKEIKDLIAYFRLTFNPNDEEALKRVINYPRRGIGDTTIDRIILSAGQNDTTLWEVVKEPSKYLDGRSAGAVGVFSTLIQSFQVITQTLSAYDAALHIAQHSGVLKDLYEDKSVEGLNRYENIQELLNGIKEFSEREDIEDRSLDIFMQDVALLTNDDNDKNPDADTVSLMTIHSSKGLEFPHVFVVGLEENLFPSQMSLNSRSDLEEERRLFYVAVTRAENKLTISYATSRFKFGTLINCEPSRFLDEIDAQYLELDFKAKPQTGNPFFDDDRKAWSRNADTFSKPKPPATVKTTSLLAKAHVPSAGFAPSDTSKLQVGMEVEHERFGYGKVINLEGNKPDVKATIFFKEIGNKQLLLKFAKLRIVE is encoded by the coding sequence TTGGATTACTTACAGGGATTAAATCCGCAGCAAAGGGCTGCCGCAGAGCAAATACAAGGCCCTGTGATGATTATTGCCGGTGCCGGCTCGGGTAAAACCCGGGTAATTACCTACCGTGTTGCCCATCTTATACATAAAGGTGTTGACCCTTTTAACATATTGGTGCTTACTTTTACCAACAAGGCCGCCAAAGAAATGCGGGAGCGTATTAGTAAGGTTGTTGGTGCTGAAGCTAAAAACATTTGGATGGGTACCTTTCACTCGGTATTTGCCAAAATTTTAAGGGTTGAGGCTACAAAGATTGGCTACCCAAGCAATTTCACCATTTACGATACAGACGATAGTAAGAGCGTGTTAAGGGCCGTTTTGAAAGAAATGAACCTTGATGATAAATTGTACAGCCCCAACTATGTGTACAACCGCATATCGGCTGCTAAAAACAATTTGGTATCGTGGCAGGAGTACCAGCAAAATGAGCAAATACAAGCTGACGATTTTTCGAACGGCCGTGGCCATTTAGGTAAGGTTTATGAAATGTACGCCACCCGCTGCTTTAAATCTGGCGCTATGGATTTTGACGACCTACTGTTTCAAACCAACCGCCTGCTTAAAGAGCATACAGATGTACTTTACAAATACCAGAACAAGTTTAAGTACTTGATGGTAGATGAGTATCAGGATACCAACTTTTCGCAATATTTGATTGTAAAGAAGCTTGCTGCCATTAATGAAAACTTGTGTGTAGTGGGTGATGATGCGCAAAGTATTTATGCCTTTCGTGGTGCCAACATTCAAAACATATTAAACTTTGAGAAGGATTACCCGGATCTGAAGGTGTTTAAACTGGAGCAGAATTACCGCTCTACGCAAAATATTGTAAATGTTGCCAACAGCATCATTTCTAATAACAAGGAACAGCTTAAGAAAAACGTTTTCTCCGAAAAAGATCATGGAGATAAGATAAAAGTAATTCGGGCTTTTAGCGATAATGAGGAAGGCAAGACCATTGCCGAAACCATTATGCAGGAGCGCACCACGAAGGGCCTAAAATGGCACGACTTCGCTATCTTATACCGTACCAACGCCCAGTCTCGTTCAATGGAAGAAGGTTTGCGAAAGCTGAATATTCCTTACAAGATATACGGTGGCCTTTCTTTTTATCAGCGTAAAGAGATTAAAGACTTAATTGCCTATTTCAGGCTTACTTTTAACCCTAATGACGAGGAGGCACTTAAACGTGTAATTAATTATCCCCGCCGTGGCATTGGCGATACTACAATTGATCGCATCATCCTAAGCGCCGGGCAAAACGACACCACGCTTTGGGAGGTTGTAAAGGAACCTTCTAAATACCTGGATGGCCGCAGTGCGGGTGCTGTTGGTGTGTTTTCTACGCTTATACAAAGCTTCCAGGTTATAACGCAAACTTTATCGGCTTATGATGCCGCCCTGCACATTGCACAGCATTCGGGCGTGTTGAAAGACCTTTATGAAGATAAATCAGTAGAGGGCTTGAACCGGTATGAAAATATACAGGAGTTATTGAATGGTATCAAAGAGTTTTCGGAACGTGAAGATATTGAAGACCGCAGCCTGGATATTTTCATGCAGGATGTGGCCTTGCTTACTAACGATGATAACGACAAGAACCCGGACGCTGACACCGTATCTTTAATGACCATCCACTCCTCCAAAGGGTTGGAGTTTCCGCATGTATTTGTAGTAGGCTTGGAGGAGAACCTGTTCCCTTCGCAAATGTCGCTTAATTCGCGCAGCGACCTTGAAGAAGAGCGCCGCCTGTTTTATGTGGCTGTAACCCGTGCTGAAAATAAGCTTACAATAAGCTACGCAACTTCGCGCTTTAAATTTGGCACATTAATAAACTGCGAGCCAAGCCGCTTTTTAGATGAAATAGATGCTCAATATTTGGAGCTCGACTTTAAGGCCAAACCGCAAACCGGCAACCCCTTCTTTGATGACGATCGCAAAGCATGGAGCCGTAATGCCGATACATTCTCAAAGCCTAAACCACCAGCCACTGTTAAAACTACCTCGCTTTTGGCAAAGGCACACGTGCCCTCTGCAGGTTTCGCCCCTTCTGACACTTCTAAACTACAAGTTGGAATGGAAGTTGAACACGAGCGTTTTGGTTACGGCAAAGTGATCAATTTGGAGGGTAATAAGCCAGATGTAAAAGCAACCATCTTTTTTAAAGAAATAGGCAACAAACAGCTATTGCTAAAATTTGCAAAACTGCGCATTGTAGAGTAG
- a CDS encoding helix-turn-helix transcriptional regulator, with translation MSPLINNKAVNSVGNNIRTLRHQRGWSQEDVANRLGISIPAFSKIETGITDVNLSRLEQIASIYEISVVQLLGLGLTDTEKQYTSMSVAQKKLTDREAEIADLQRKVIELYEELHNKKSIAV, from the coding sequence ATGAGTCCGTTAATCAACAACAAAGCAGTAAATTCTGTTGGCAACAACATTCGCACACTGCGCCATCAACGCGGCTGGAGCCAAGAAGATGTAGCAAACCGTTTAGGTATTTCAATACCCGCCTTTTCAAAAATTGAAACCGGTATAACCGATGTCAACCTCTCGCGCCTGGAGCAAATAGCCAGCATTTACGAAATCAGCGTGGTACAATTATTAGGTTTAGGCTTAACCGATACCGAAAAGCAGTACACAAGCATGAGCGTAGCACAAAAAAAGCTAACCGACCGTGAAGCGGAGATTGCAGACTTGCAACGCAAAGTAATTGAGCTGTACGAAGAGTTACACAATAAAAAATCAATCGCCGTATAA
- a CDS encoding tetratricopeptide repeat protein, with protein MKKIFTFLVLILVSSLASATLINRAQDTTEVVNLYIRGYEMRMTDARQTIKYADRALSIAKKLNYSKGVANAYRVRGIGEYYIGHSEKAIENYLSSLAAFQKSNDALGEARIYLNISSLYLDVDYDKCLEYLNAAVNLYHTKHIDNKNILASIYLNFGNVYQLQTNYSKALVSYTKSYDIIRQINNPALSITVMQNLGVIYSATANYSKAKEYLFKAIEQAKILDLNQPVAQINLTLAEIYIAEGDFKKAEECLTEGKAYSALSKNEKIDHSYQITSYLLELKRKNFEKALNYLQSIYRQDSIDYKSRNSAALSLYQANYRQEELKRKNEQMMLKNEQIMLKQEYARNTMIGTVILAAFLTLVIVLLVSNVKRKAETNKKLTELNTEISNQKDNLDRINHHLEEIIDERTKDLQLKNRKLSDYSSHLSHQIRGPIATLKGLMNLEREGLVSQEECIQMMIKCVSEIDDKIIDMSDMLHNPQRAGM; from the coding sequence ATGAAGAAGATTTTTACTTTTCTAGTCTTGATTCTTGTTTCATCATTAGCCTCAGCGACGCTAATTAACAGGGCGCAGGATACTACAGAAGTGGTAAATCTTTACATACGCGGCTACGAAATGCGCATGACTGATGCAAGGCAAACCATCAAGTATGCAGATCGTGCGTTAAGCATTGCTAAGAAGTTAAACTACTCTAAAGGTGTAGCTAATGCATACCGTGTAAGAGGTATTGGGGAGTATTATATAGGACATAGTGAAAAAGCTATCGAAAACTACCTCTCGTCACTGGCTGCGTTTCAAAAATCAAACGATGCACTAGGTGAAGCTCGTATTTACTTGAATATTAGCTCTTTATATCTTGACGTAGACTATGATAAATGCCTGGAGTATTTAAATGCCGCTGTAAATTTATACCATACAAAACATATTGATAACAAAAATATTTTAGCGTCAATTTATCTGAATTTTGGTAACGTTTACCAATTGCAAACTAATTACAGTAAAGCTTTGGTTAGCTATACAAAAAGCTACGATATTATTCGGCAGATAAATAATCCGGCTTTAAGTATTACAGTTATGCAAAATCTGGGTGTTATTTATTCAGCTACGGCTAATTATAGTAAAGCCAAAGAGTATTTATTCAAAGCTATTGAGCAAGCCAAGATTCTTGATTTGAACCAGCCTGTAGCACAGATTAACTTGACTTTAGCTGAAATATATATAGCAGAGGGAGATTTTAAGAAAGCAGAGGAGTGCTTAACTGAGGGCAAAGCTTACTCTGCGCTAAGTAAAAATGAAAAGATAGATCATAGCTATCAGATTACTTCTTACTTACTCGAATTAAAACGTAAAAATTTCGAGAAGGCGCTAAACTATCTGCAAAGCATTTACAGGCAGGATAGCATTGATTACAAGTCGCGCAACTCAGCAGCGTTAAGCTTGTACCAGGCTAATTACCGGCAAGAAGAACTTAAACGTAAAAATGAACAGATGATGCTCAAGAATGAGCAAATTATGCTTAAGCAGGAATATGCCAGAAATACCATGATTGGTACGGTTATACTGGCTGCCTTTTTAACCCTTGTAATCGTTTTACTTGTTAGCAACGTTAAGCGTAAGGCCGAAACTAATAAAAAGCTTACCGAATTAAATACTGAAATTTCTAATCAAAAAGATAATCTGGACAGGATCAATCATCACCTTGAAGAGATTATAGACGAGCGCACCAAAGACCTTCAATTAAAGAACAGGAAGTTGTCTGATTATTCTTCACACTTGTCTCACCAGATACGTGGCCCTATAGCTACACTTAAAGGTTTAATGAACCTTGAACGCGAGGGTTTGGTAAGTCAGGAAGAATGTATTCAAATGATGATTAAATGTGTATCTGAGATCGACGACAAGATCATCGACATGAGCGATATGTTGCACAATCCTCAGCGTGCCGGCATGTAG
- a CDS encoding dipeptidase: protein MQIIKQYIEDNKQRLLDELFDLLRFPSVSADPKYKDDVLKTADYTAAKLQEAGADNVEVCQTAGYPIVYGEKIIDASKPTVLVYGHYDVQPPDPLELWKTPPFEPTVRDGKIYARGACDDKGQFYMHVKAFELMMQTNTLPCNIKFMIEGEEEVGSNNLGLFVKANKERLKADVVLISDTSMLSMETPSLETGLRGLSYLEVEVVGPNRDLHSGVYGGAVANPATILAKMIASLHDENNHIAIPGFYDDVVELTGDERNALNAAPYNEEEYKKDLDIAEVWGEKGYSTLERTGTRPTLEVNGIWGGYIGEGAKTVLPSKANAKISMRLVPNQSSDKITQLFTDHFNRIAPPYVKVKVTPHHGGEPVVTPTNSVAYQAAQKAITEAFGVEPIPTRGGGSIPIVALFEAELGIKTVLMGFGLDSDALHSPNEKYDIYNYYKGIETIPLFYKHYAELSNS, encoded by the coding sequence ATGCAAATTATTAAACAGTACATAGAGGACAACAAACAGCGCTTGCTCGACGAGTTGTTTGACCTGCTGCGTTTCCCGTCGGTTAGTGCCGACCCGAAGTATAAAGACGATGTTTTAAAAACAGCCGATTATACTGCGGCCAAATTACAAGAGGCCGGCGCTGATAATGTTGAGGTTTGCCAAACGGCCGGCTACCCCATTGTTTATGGGGAAAAAATTATTGACGCTTCTAAACCAACAGTTTTGGTTTACGGCCATTATGACGTACAGCCGCCGGATCCGCTGGAGTTATGGAAAACGCCACCGTTTGAACCAACCGTTCGCGATGGTAAAATATATGCCCGCGGTGCATGTGATGACAAAGGCCAATTTTACATGCACGTAAAAGCCTTTGAGTTGATGATGCAAACCAACACCCTGCCTTGTAACATCAAATTTATGATTGAGGGCGAGGAAGAAGTTGGTTCAAATAACCTTGGCCTATTTGTAAAAGCAAATAAAGAAAGACTCAAAGCAGATGTGGTGCTTATTTCTGACACTTCAATGCTGAGCATGGAAACACCGTCATTAGAAACCGGTTTGCGCGGACTTTCCTACCTTGAGGTGGAAGTGGTTGGCCCTAACCGCGATTTGCACTCAGGCGTGTACGGCGGTGCAGTGGCTAATCCGGCAACCATACTGGCTAAAATGATTGCTTCTCTCCACGACGAAAACAATCACATTGCTATACCTGGTTTCTACGATGATGTTGTTGAGCTAACTGGTGACGAGCGCAACGCTTTGAACGCAGCGCCTTATAATGAGGAAGAATACAAGAAAGATCTGGATATCGCCGAAGTTTGGGGCGAAAAAGGCTATTCAACCCTTGAACGTACAGGAACACGTCCTACTCTTGAGGTAAACGGCATTTGGGGTGGATATATTGGTGAGGGTGCTAAAACAGTATTACCATCAAAAGCTAACGCAAAAATATCAATGCGCTTGGTGCCTAACCAAAGTTCCGATAAGATAACGCAACTCTTTACCGATCACTTTAATCGTATAGCACCGCCTTACGTTAAAGTAAAAGTAACGCCACACCATGGCGGCGAACCTGTGGTTACTCCTACCAATAGTGTAGCCTACCAGGCTGCCCAAAAAGCTATAACCGAAGCATTCGGTGTAGAACCTATACCAACCCGCGGGGGTGGCAGCATTCCAATTGTGGCATTGTTTGAAGCAGAACTGGGCATTAAAACCGTACTAATGGGTTTTGGTTTAGACAGTGATGCACTGCACTCTCCAAACGAAAAATACGATATATATAATTACTACAAGGGCATTGAAACTATTCCGCTTTTTTATAAACACTACGCAGAACTGAGTAATAGTTAA
- a CDS encoding deoxyguanosinetriphosphate triphosphohydrolase has protein sequence MQWEKLISAKRWGVENNEAQDHDKARSQFQKDYDRLIFSSPFRRLQNKTQVFPLPGSVFVHNRLTHSLEVASVGRSLGTIFYQNLKKQESDLDQRLPLISEVGNMVAAACLAHDMGNPAFGHSGESALSRYFTDGDGLAFKPKLTDEQWQDFTHFEGNANAFRLLTHPFTGKGNGAFALTYTTLASIVKYPCAAIAGHVKGNIHQKKYGFFQSEQTSFQAIAEDLGLVKVQGSPLIYKRHPLVYLVEAADDICYSIIDLEDAHRLKILSYAQIKELLMPICNSTRMANWLETEFEDEDAKVSIMRAKAINNLITACSKIFMDNQDSILSGNFNQGLTDALEEPFLTPWNAISKISVQKIYNYQSVVQIEVAGYKVMGGLLEEFIPAVLHNSTSYHNKLVKLIPKQFITPNADLYSKIQSVLDFVSGMTDLYAVELYRNIKGISFPAIH, from the coding sequence ATGCAATGGGAAAAGCTTATTTCGGCCAAGCGCTGGGGAGTTGAAAATAACGAAGCGCAGGATCATGACAAAGCCAGGTCGCAGTTTCAAAAAGATTATGACCGCCTTATATTTTCATCACCTTTTAGGCGCTTACAAAATAAAACGCAAGTATTCCCTTTGCCCGGAAGTGTGTTTGTGCACAACCGGCTTACGCATAGCCTGGAGGTGGCCAGTGTTGGTCGGTCTCTGGGTACAATATTTTATCAAAATCTTAAAAAGCAAGAATCTGATTTGGACCAGCGCCTGCCCCTCATCAGCGAGGTAGGCAATATGGTAGCTGCAGCCTGTTTGGCTCACGACATGGGTAATCCTGCATTCGGCCACTCTGGCGAATCAGCATTGTCCCGGTACTTCACCGATGGTGATGGTTTAGCTTTTAAGCCCAAATTAACCGACGAACAATGGCAGGATTTTACGCACTTTGAAGGAAATGCGAATGCTTTTAGACTGCTCACCCATCCTTTTACCGGTAAAGGTAACGGCGCTTTTGCCCTAACCTACACAACGCTTGCATCAATTGTAAAATACCCTTGTGCTGCCATTGCCGGCCACGTGAAGGGCAATATCCATCAAAAGAAGTATGGCTTCTTTCAATCCGAACAAACGTCATTCCAGGCAATTGCCGAAGATTTGGGGCTTGTTAAGGTACAGGGCAGCCCACTGATTTACAAACGCCATCCGCTGGTTTATTTGGTTGAAGCGGCTGATGACATCTGCTACAGCATCATTGATTTGGAAGATGCACACCGGCTTAAGATACTATCTTACGCTCAGATTAAGGAACTGCTAATGCCCATTTGTAACAGTACACGCATGGCAAACTGGCTCGAAACTGAATTTGAGGACGAAGACGCCAAAGTAAGCATCATGCGTGCCAAGGCGATCAACAACCTTATTACCGCCTGCTCTAAAATTTTCATGGACAATCAAGACAGTATCTTAAGTGGCAATTTTAACCAGGGCCTTACCGACGCGTTAGAGGAACCGTTTTTGACGCCATGGAACGCTATCAGTAAGATTTCAGTTCAAAAGATATACAACTATCAATCGGTGGTGCAAATTGAGGTAGCCGGATACAAGGTTATGGGCGGTTTACTTGAAGAGTTTATACCAGCCGTACTTCACAATAGTACTAGCTACCATAATAAGCTGGTTAAGTTAATACCCAAGCAGTTCATCACTCCTAATGCCGATCTGTACTCAAAAATTCAAAGCGTGTTAGATTTCGTTTCGGGGATGACGGATTTGTATGCTGTAGAGCTTTATCGCAATATAAAAGGTATATCGTTTCCGGCAATTCATTAA
- a CDS encoding DUF4290 domain-containing protein, with the protein MAAKLTPGEFDYNSTRSKLLLTEYGRNVQNMVKYIVALPTKEERNKYANVVIELMGFLNPHLRDVADFKHKLWDHLHIISDYKIDVDSPYPLPSPEAIHLRPEPLGYPNQRIKYKHYGKTIELMIAKAKSIDEPARKQHMVQAIANFMKMAYVQWNKDSVTDESILADLRELSNGELRLEENVNLNKVDYRAPVQNTRGNNQSRSNNQNRSNGGGGQQNRNNNQNRNNNQRSNNQNRGGGGQRKY; encoded by the coding sequence ATGGCTGCAAAACTTACGCCTGGAGAATTTGATTATAACTCAACCCGCAGTAAACTCCTTTTAACCGAATATGGCCGCAATGTGCAAAACATGGTCAAATATATAGTTGCACTGCCCACTAAAGAAGAGCGCAACAAATATGCTAACGTTGTTATTGAACTGATGGGCTTTTTAAACCCGCACTTGCGCGACGTAGCCGATTTTAAACACAAGCTTTGGGATCACCTGCACATTATATCCGACTACAAAATAGACGTTGATTCACCTTACCCATTGCCGTCGCCGGAAGCCATTCACTTAAGGCCAGAGCCGCTTGGGTACCCCAATCAACGTATCAAATACAAGCACTATGGAAAAACCATTGAGCTGATGATAGCTAAAGCCAAAAGTATTGATGAACCGGCGCGCAAGCAACACATGGTACAGGCAATAGCCAATTTTATGAAAATGGCTTACGTTCAATGGAACAAAGATTCAGTAACTGACGAAAGCATCCTGGCCGATTTACGCGAACTGTCAAACGGCGAGTTGCGGTTAGAAGAAAATGTTAATTTGAACAAGGTTGACTACCGCGCACCGGTTCAAAACACACGCGGCAATAACCAGAGCCGCAGCAACAACCAAAACCGCAGCAATGGCGGCGGCGGGCAGCAAAATCGCAATAATAATCAAAACCGCAACAACAACCAGCGCAGTAACAACCAAAATCGTGGCGGCGGTGGCCAGCGCAAATATTAA
- the murA gene encoding UDP-N-acetylglucosamine 1-carboxyvinyltransferase yields MKNAFVIQGGKPLKGEIIPQGAKNEALQILSAVLLTSEKITISNIPDIKDVNKLIELLGDMGVIVEHLSADTYSFEAKDIDLDFFQSEAFKAKGGSLRGSIMIVGPLLARFGKASIPKPGGDKIGRRRLDTHFLGFEKLGAQFNYNPEDGFFKVDASDLKGTYILLDEASVTGTANIVMAAVLAKGITTIYNAACEPYLQQLCKMLNRMGAKITGIGSNLLTIEGVTELHGTEHRMLPDMIEIGSFIGLAAMTGSEITIKDVQYKELGIIPDTFRRLGIKLELRGDDIFIPAQDHYEIETFIDGSIMTIADAPWPGFTPDLLSIVLVVATQAKGSVLIHQKMFESRLFFVDKLLDMGAQIILCDPHRATVIGLDKQVQLRGISMTSPDIRAGVSLLIAALSAQGQSTIYNIEQIERGYQHIDERLKALGADITRI; encoded by the coding sequence ATGAAGAATGCTTTTGTAATTCAGGGTGGTAAACCTTTGAAAGGCGAAATTATACCTCAGGGCGCTAAAAATGAAGCCCTACAGATATTATCGGCTGTACTTTTAACTAGCGAAAAGATAACAATCAGCAATATTCCGGACATAAAGGATGTTAACAAGCTAATTGAGCTATTAGGTGATATGGGTGTTATTGTTGAACACCTCTCTGCCGATACCTATAGCTTTGAAGCTAAAGACATCGACCTCGACTTTTTCCAGTCAGAAGCTTTTAAGGCCAAAGGCGGAAGCCTGCGTGGTTCAATCATGATTGTTGGTCCACTGCTGGCTCGTTTCGGTAAAGCATCAATTCCAAAACCGGGTGGCGATAAAATTGGCCGCCGCCGTTTAGATACCCACTTCCTGGGATTTGAAAAATTGGGCGCACAGTTCAATTATAATCCGGAGGACGGTTTCTTTAAGGTAGATGCATCTGACCTTAAGGGTACTTATATCTTACTAGACGAAGCATCAGTTACTGGTACTGCCAATATAGTTATGGCTGCCGTGCTGGCAAAAGGCATCACCACTATTTATAACGCGGCATGCGAGCCCTACCTACAACAACTTTGCAAAATGCTGAACCGCATGGGCGCAAAAATTACCGGTATAGGCTCTAACCTGCTAACCATTGAGGGTGTAACCGAACTACATGGCACCGAGCACCGCATGCTGCCCGATATGATCGAGATAGGCTCGTTTATTGGTTTGGCTGCCATGACAGGTTCAGAAATAACTATTAAGGATGTTCAGTACAAAGAGCTGGGTATCATTCCCGACACTTTCAGACGCCTGGGTATTAAGTTGGAGCTTCGCGGTGATGATATTTTCATTCCCGCTCAGGACCATTATGAAATAGAAACCTTCATCGACGGTTCCATCATGACTATTGCAGATGCCCCTTGGCCTGGCTTTACCCCCGATTTGTTAAGTATTGTGCTGGTTGTGGCCACACAGGCTAAAGGTTCTGTCTTAATCCATCAAAAGATGTTTGAAAGCCGCTTGTTCTTTGTAGACAAGTTACTGGATATGGGTGCGCAAATTATTTTGTGCGATCCGCACCGTGCAACGGTAATTGGCTTGGATAAGCAAGTACAACTGCGCGGTATTTCAATGACATCGCCTGATATTCGTGCCGGAGTATCGTTGCTAATTGCAGCGCTTTCAGCTCAGGGCCAATCAACAATTTACAACATTGAGCAAATTGAGCGCGGCTACCAACATATTGACGAACGACTAAAAGCTTTAGGTGCAGACATAACACGGATCTGA